The genomic region AAAAATTCCTTCAAGAAAAAGAAACCCTATTGGCTGAAATACATCATAGAGTTAAAAATAATCTTGCCGTTGTTTCAGGCATGATGCAGCTACAAGCATTCGGCTCTGATAATGAGGAACTGCAAGCTCAACTACTTGACAGTGTAGCAAGAATAAAAACCATGGCTTCGGTTCATGAATTATTATATCAATCCAACAGTTTCTCCCAGCTTGAGTTTTCAGAAACTCTAAAAAAACTGGTTGAAAATGTATCTGATACTTACCTCACAGATAAAGAAATTGTCGTCGATATTCAATGCGATCCGGTTACTCTTAATATCAATCTTGCCATTCCTGCCGCACTTATTGTAAATGAGGTCCTTACCAATGCGTATAAGCATGCTTTTAAAGCTAGTAAAGATGGTAAAATCATATTTAAGCTAAAAGAAAAAGACAGCCAAATCTATATAGAGATAGCGGATAATGGGGTGGGGATGCCACAAAATAAAATGGAAAAAGTAGAGTCATCTTTAGGAATGCATTTAATAGCAGTCTTAAGTGATCAACTCGAGGGTGTCCAAGAGTATAAAAGCAAAGGTAAAGGAACCACCTTTACCCTTAACTTTCCTAAAAAAGAAAAAAAGGGCGGGATAGGAAATACTTCAATGAGCTAGCACCTGCCCCCTGTTTCTATGAAAATCTATTTCTCCATTAGTATAGGCAACTCACCTACCCCAAGTAACTCCGCAAGCTTCTGTCCTATATACGTATTATCTCTCCACCCCATAAATTCCAAAGCTTGTGGACCGTAAGCCATAAGAGGGACCGGAATTCCGGTATGGTAATCTGTAACCCAATAAACTTCCAGAGAGTCACCAGTATCAGCTTGTCTGAGCATAGTCATCCCTCCTGTTTCATGATCTGCTGTTAGTACCACTAAAGTTTCACCGTCTTGTTGGGCAAAATCCAGGGCTGTTTTTACAGCAAGATCAAAATCCTCAACTTCGCGTATCAAATATTCAGTATTGTTTCCATGTCCGGCCCAATCAATTTGGCTGCCTTCTACCATTAAGAAGAAACCTTCTTCATTCTTGCTTAAAACATCCAATGCTTTTTGAGTCATTGCAGCAGAGGATGGCTCCCCCTCTACCCGCTCCATTCCGTCTTCAGCAAAAAGACCCAGCAAGCGATCAGAGGATGTATCTTGAAGATCATTTTCATTCAATAAAACTTGGTATCCGGCCGCTTCAAACTGTGCCATTACATCCAGGGAATCACTTCGTTCATCAGGCGAAAACCACTTCACCCCGCCCCCTAGAAATACTTCGACACCTGAGTCCAAAAAATCAACGGCAATTTCTTCCTGCATGCTTCTTTGCTCTACATGAGCAGCATAACTGGCCGGTGTAGCATGAGTGATAGAGGAAGTTGAAACCAAACCGGTGCTTAATCCCTTTTCCTCGGCAAGCTCAAGAATGGTCTTGCAGGGAGTTACACTTGGATTTACTCCTATTGCTCCATTATAAGTTTTCAATCCGCAAGAATAAGCGGTTGCCCCGGATGCTGAATCTGTTATTAGATTATCAGAAGAATGTGTTTTAACAAACCCGGTAACCGGCATGGTTTGCATATGCAACATACCATCCGGACCTACCATGGCATATTGCCCGGTTGAAATTTGAGCCAACCCTGTTCCATCACCTATCAGAAATATGATATTTTTGATTGGTTTATTTTCAACTAACGGTAACATGTCCGGTACTTCAGCCTGAGATTCAGAAACAGAAATAATTTCGGTTTTTGTATCGGTTTCATTTTGCTGACAGGCTATCGTTAAAACAGACAGAAGTAAAAAAGTAAATAGTTTTTTCATGGTTTAAACTTTTTCCTTTTAAAATTAGTGAAATATTAATGGGTTCAATTGAATCGGCAAGAACCTTAATCAAGAGAAAAAGGCCTTAATCAACCCCCAAATACCCTTAGCGGGTTTAAGTGATTTTTGATTACGTTTCGTTGCTTTTTTAATTCGCTCAGCCGGGATTACAGGTCCTTTATCTTCTTGTTTTGAAACAGGTTTTTTCTTGGATGACTTTTTAGATGTTTTTTCAACCTTCTTATCCCCCGCCAAAACTACATCTACACTGCTCAAATTTTGAACTTTTCGATTAGCAGCTTCAATTTCTTTTTGTGATAGTTTTTCAGGCTTTTCGTTTTTCTTTTTGGGAGAAGATTTTTTGGCTTCTTTCTTACCTTTATATTCTTTATCGGAACCGTAATCAACTTCCCTGGCCGATGTATTCTTAGTTTCTTTTTTTGAAGCAGTTTCTTTTTCCTTTTTTGGAGGCTTCTTATCGGGTGCCGGTTTTCGTGATTTATCTTTTGATTTTGATCTATCCGAATCAGGTTTAGATTTTTTATTGGAATCGGCTTCCAACATTTCTAACTGATCTCCAACTTTATCCTGAATTGCACTAAATGCTCTGCGATCTTTTTTGTTTACAAAAGTGATAGCTACCCCCGACTTATCATATCGGCCGGTACGCCCAATTCTATGTACATAATCATCAACCTGTCGAGGTACATCATAATTTACGATTAGCGATACATCAGCGATATCAATGCCGCGGGCTAACACATCCGTTGCCACAATTACCGGCACTTTCCCACTTTTAAATTCATGCAGAGATTTATTTCGTTCATCCTGATCTCTGTCTCCGTGAATACTGCCGGCCTTAATACCCTTCTTAACCAATAGGCGCTCTAACTCATCAACTCCTCTTTTAGTCGCACAGAAAATAATACATGAATCCCAGGCTAAGCCATCCAGAACATCCTGAATCAAATTTAATTTATCCTTTTGCTCAACAAAGTAGGCTTTCTGGGAAATGCTACCGGATGGTTTTTCAATTTCAATTTCAATTTTCTCCGGATTATCCATGAAATCATTCGCCAGTTTCTTAATCTGTTCCGGCATGGTTGCCGAAAATAAAAGCGTTTGACGTTCTTTTGGAAGTTTTTTGATAATCTTGGTTACATCCGGCAGAAATCCCATATCAAGCATACG from Gracilimonas sp. harbors:
- a CDS encoding alkaline phosphatase; this translates as MKKLFTFLLLSVLTIACQQNETDTKTEIISVSESQAEVPDMLPLVENKPIKNIIFLIGDGTGLAQISTGQYAMVGPDGMLHMQTMPVTGFVKTHSSDNLITDSASGATAYSCGLKTYNGAIGVNPSVTPCKTILELAEEKGLSTGLVSTSSITHATPASYAAHVEQRSMQEEIAVDFLDSGVEVFLGGGVKWFSPDERSDSLDVMAQFEAAGYQVLLNENDLQDTSSDRLLGLFAEDGMERVEGEPSSAAMTQKALDVLSKNEEGFFLMVEGSQIDWAGHGNNTEYLIREVEDFDLAVKTALDFAQQDGETLVVLTADHETGGMTMLRQADTGDSLEVYWVTDYHTGIPVPLMAYGPQALEFMGWRDNTYIGQKLAELLGVGELPILMEK
- a CDS encoding DEAD/DEAH box helicase, coding for MTFNDFDFNDELKAGLRDIGYTEPTPIQAQAMPIILEKKDLIGAAQTGTGKTGAFVIPVIQQILENPSEHTQALILSPTRELAQQIDEQIFALGYHTGISSATVIGGEDFGKQANALRSGIDIIVATPGRLIDQSKVLDVDFSHIKFLVLDEADRMLDMGFLPDVTKIIKKLPKERQTLLFSATMPEQIKKLANDFMDNPEKIEIEIEKPSGSISQKAYFVEQKDKLNLIQDVLDGLAWDSCIIFCATKRGVDELERLLVKKGIKAGSIHGDRDQDERNKSLHEFKSGKVPVIVATDVLARGIDIADVSLIVNYDVPRQVDDYVHRIGRTGRYDKSGVAITFVNKKDRRAFSAIQDKVGDQLEMLEADSNKKSKPDSDRSKSKDKSRKPAPDKKPPKKEKETASKKETKNTSAREVDYGSDKEYKGKKEAKKSSPKKKNEKPEKLSQKEIEAANRKVQNLSSVDVVLAGDKKVEKTSKKSSKKKPVSKQEDKGPVIPAERIKKATKRNQKSLKPAKGIWGLIKAFFS